One Argentina anserina chromosome 6, drPotAnse1.1, whole genome shotgun sequence genomic window, TTGATACATTTGGCCAGAGGACATCTATATACCGGGGTGTAACGAGGTTGATTAAATAGATCTAGTACTTGCGTTTTCACTTGCTGTAATCATTTCGATCGTTTGCTACAAACACATGTGATTAACTGAGGAACGttacacacacatataatatatatatatatatatatatatatttacaggCACAGATGGACAGGTAGATATGAAGCCCATCTATGGGATAATAGTTGCCGAAGAGAAGGACAAACTCGCAAGGGAAGGCAAGGTAGTATACTCTATCTATTGCAGATTATTATTTGGCTCATATCAACATTAGTTCATCTAGCCAAGGATGCGTACCTCATACGTACATGCATAATGTATTTTGCATTGacgatcaatttttttttgtgggtcTTGATGATTACATCTGGGCGCTTTTGATCTCAACTCAATCTCTTCAACTGCAGTTTATTTAGGTATGTACAAAGAAAGAGCTTTTTCCATGCATAGACCTGCACCCTCGATATATTTGTATCTTGTTTCTTAATTATCCTTTTTTTAGTGCATGTACAGTTCACTTAAATTCTGATCATGTCTTGATAATTATCCATGCGTTTATATTGAATCATGATGTAGGTGGTTATGACAAAGAAGACAAAGCAGCCAGAGCTTATGACTTAGCAGCGCTGAAATATTGGGGCACCACAACCACTACCAACTTTCCGGTGAGTGTATAAATGATATATGCATGCGGTCAAAATTTGTTTACTTACCAGCAATCCTATTTCAGATCAGTACATATGAGAAAGAGATCGATGAAATGAAGCCCATGACAAGACAGGAGTACGTTGCATCTTTGAGGAGGTACGTACGTAACTGTATTTTTAAGTTTCATAAGCATAatcatcaaatgaaaattaGTGACGCAATGACATCTTTTAGGTTATCAtcaaggtattgaaattagattaaatcagtGAACGAATTAATTCTGTTCAACGTaaaccgttcatgtaaatctcaattttgaaaactcaaagcattgtcaaattcaatgcaactttatagagataatgttgaataacatacttaaatattaaatcacttatgatgaaaaaatttgacccaAAATtatgctaaaattggaacttcactatgtaatttcagagtgaaggttcactttcgatagagactatatatatatatatcctaaCAATTAATATATGCATTAGTTAGTTCATTAATTACTAATATTGAAATTTCAATTTGAATTGCAACCAAATTAAGAAAGATAGAATACGTGCATATATAATCAAGTACATCTATTTATCATACTGCAGAAAGAGTAGCGGATTTTCTCGTGGTGCATCTATTTATCGTGGGGTGACCAGGTAACATAAAGAACTCTAATGGCATCTAATTGAtatatgtacaatatgattGCTGTCTTACATTGGGTAATAAGGTAACatattgtttaaaatttggaTATGTAAACGATTAATATAGGCACCACCAGCATGGGAGATGGCAGGCAAGGATTGGAAGAGTTGCGGGGAACAAAGATTTATACCTAGGAACTTTCAGCACCCAAGAGGAAGCAGCGGAAGCGTATGACATTGCTGCCATAAAGTTCCGAGGACTAAATGCAGTAACCAACTTTGACATGAACAGATATGATGTGAAGTCCATTTTGGAGAGCAGCGCATTGCCCATCACAACTGGTGCCACTGCAAAGCGATTGAAAGACgttcagcagcagcagcagcctcCTCCTgcagatcatcatcatcagatCATGTTGTCGTCTGTACTGGATCATCACGGACAGATGATCAGATCCTCATCACCAACAGAACATGACATCATGAGCAATGTGTACGCATATGGATCTTATGGTGCCCCACAGGGGTGCAGTTGGCCAGCTCTTGCATTTAACCAAGCCCAAGCCCAAGCCCAAGCCCAAGCCCAAGCCCAAGCTCAAGCAGTTGCTGCTGCTCCTCCTCATCAGGCGCCTTTTGCAGCTAGTATCAATGGCATGCAGTTGCACTACTCGCCATATGGATATGGATACAATAATGCACATGCGAAGAGGGTTTGGTGCAAGCAAGAGCAAGATACTAATTCAAATCAGGAAAGCAGCTTTCATAATcaggatgatgatcatcttcGTCAACAACTCCAGTTGGGAGGTACCCACAATTTCTTTCATGAGCATGATCATCATCAGCAGCAGTCGAGTGGCCTAATGGGACTAATGGATTCTTCAGTAGCCTCTATGGAACACAGCTCAGGATCAAATTCTGTCATATATAGTGGAGGAGATCACCATGGTAATAATAATGGGTATGGAAGCAGTACGGCCGGGACTGGTAGTGGCTACATAATGCCCATGGCTATGGGTACAGTTGTAGTTAACGGTGATCACAATCAAGGTGATGGAAATAATAACAATGTCATTGCTTTTGGAGATGGTGATGATCATCAGCAGCTTGGTTATGATGAtcataatcaaaatatgtttcTCGGTTCAAGTAGTACTACAGACTCCTCTTATCAGCATCACGTAAGCAATAGGAACTTGTATTATCATCTTCCAGTACATGACGATCAGCATGAATCGTCGCCAGTAGAAGTAGCTACTAATAACACTACTGCTACATGCAACATGAATTGGGTGCCAACAGCCGTTCCAACTCTTGCTCATCCTACTTTTACAGTCTGGAACGACGCATAGAGCTAGACTATGTTTGATTCATGTAGGAAGTAGCTCGTTAGCTAGTTTGGGAAACAAAGGATGCATGTATACACATATTTCTGATTCGATCTGATCCAGTGGTTCATTTTTATTATGCATCTCGGTAAGTCGGTAGTTATATACGTCAACTTCTTACCTTCTTTTTGTCAAATGTCCGGCGATCATTCGGAATTGTAAGGTCTAGTTAGGCAGCTGAACTCGGAATTCTAGCATGCGCAGATGCGCTCACTCGATACCATGAAATTCTTTTCCATGCGCATTCATCAGTCTCGTATGCATTACGCACAAATCAAACACTATTGAAGTACTGTAATTAATGTTGAAATAGTTTTAGGGTTCACTTGTTTCcggtaaatatatatttggtgtttagtaaatatatatttggtgttTAGCTTTCATGTACGGACGTACAAGTATATGCAtgctatctatatatataaccaacACGTATTTTTATCGAAGGCATACGCATGCGTGCTGTTGGTCGCTGAAGTAGTATCTGTTTCCCCTTAAATTAAGTATATGAGAATGCAGATGAGTTTACACACGACAGATTTGAATATTTTCAAACTGCATGTACGTACACACAAGGGTTATACATAGTCTAATTTCAAAACGAAGCTTTGCTATGAatagaaactatatatatatatatatatatatctctctctctctttcaattAGAGGGTACGTACACGCTACGCACGTACGTACAAGAAGGAAAAGACTACATGTATACGTACATATGTACGTACGTGTAGCCGTTTGGGCATGAAAGGTACACAAGTGGAAATGGGAAGTACCGAGGAGAGAGTTAGAGAGATAAGCAAGGGAAGAttattcaagagccaaaacaaGGAGTTTGTGTGGGAACTGGGACTGGTGTCAGGTGGTcaaaaacgaaaaagaaaagaggacTAGGATTGCGCGCGCGCGCGGAGGGAGGAGCACCCGTGCCTTTTCGGGAACAAGACCCAGTAGTACTACTGCAGCCTCCTTCACCCTTCCCTTTCACATATACCCCTGCAATTACAACTGCAACTGCATCTGCATGCCTCATGATGCGACTCACTCACACCCTACACAAAtagaatcaatcaatcaatccaTCTCTAACTGCTACCTCCTAGCTAGGTTTTGTTAGGACCACACCTAAACCACCTTAATCTATTCTCTCTAATCCCTGTTAAGTGTTAACACATGGCAAGTTAGTCATGTAACTTTCTTCTCTGTTAGCTGCTGTCCCTTTCAAGACTAAGTCAAGTGAGAACCTTTTGCTCCTAGAGTGTAGGACTCTTTTGTTTAGTTCTGTAGCCATTTCAGTTTATAATGTACTCTCTGCCTCTTGGCTAAATCATGAATGAAATGAATATCatgtttatgtaatttatttgcttgcattttctttaatttcctTCGTTACCTAGTTCGATGGATTATGATCCTATTAGGTTTCCTCAatttcctctttctttcttggCCTTTTCATGAATCACTCGCTTTGAAACCCTAATCCTACTTATATAATCACTAATATATTAAACTTGCTCTTTGTAAATGCGGGTGCTATCCAACCTTTTGACCATTGACCATGCATCATACTCTCTCAACTAGTTGTTCTTGGTTCATTTTCACAATTAGGGACAAACATAAAGTTTTGTTCGACCTGTAAGGCATGCCGATAATAAATAAGAAATCGTTCATTTCACATGATTTATGGGATAATAGCATGTTGCAAATTTAGACTTGCCAAAACAAACTGCATCCCTGCATGATACAATGATACCTGGAAATAATCTGCAGGAGAAACAGAGGGGGGAAATTTGAACTTTGGTGCAGGTTATTCTCCAAGGTCCTTGATTTTAAACCATTAATCTTTCCGATTTAAGAGTATAGAATAAATTACCGGATTACAGCATGAATAACAGATGGTATCCGGCCAGAAATAAAGAATTTGAATCAAGTATGTTACTGTATGGTCCTGTAGTCCTGTAccacacatacatatatatgtgaacCAATTTTTCATTGCCTCACAGGCTCATCTGAGACTCTGGATGTCTTGGAATGTATATTGACCTTCTGCTCTACTCCCAACCACTTTTTGATATGTTGAAAAACTGTTTTATCACATAGTAGTTCCCGATGTCTTGCTGCTATTGCTACTCTTTCAATTGCAGCAAATCCATCCGCCTGTACAATACAAAGAAACAAGTTTAATTTACCCCAGTATATGGCTTAACACTGGTCAGAAACAAACACTACAAGAGTACAACATAATATGATTAATGAGATACAAAACCTTTGCTGATTCAGCGGAAACTGTTTCATCTCCATCCACATAAGAATACAGAGGCTGAAACACACATATCATGTGAATAGCAAATGAGTTAGCCAAGAGCCTACGATAAAAGTACATATAAGCAAAGTACAGAGTATGCCTGTTAGAGATAGGGATGAATATAATTACTCTAACATTCTAGTTAAGCATAATCCTTAATTAAGCCTTAGGAACACAGTGCATATCTATGGTTCATAATTGCGTAACCAAAAGGAAGAATGGCTATTCGGTATGTATATTGCATGTTTTATGCATATAGTAAAGTTGTAAAACGTGAAATGGGAAACTATTTATGGAAAGATAGAAGGGACATAAATAAGGCAGATTGGAAGGCAACATGTCCTTGATTAACATAATAAGGCAGTTGTACGATGATTCCTTGATTGTAATAGTCTTGCTGCCAAATTACCAGTGATGAAGATAATCAAGGTCAGAGAAGAGATGATTTAGGCCGTTGAAAGTTGTATCCATAATCTTCACAATTGACTCCtacacataaaataatttatttaccattGAATGACATATTTCAGACAAGTCTTCAATTGGAGATGCCTTCGAGCCATAGCTGCATTaccaaaaaattatatatgtctCAGATACCTTTTCTGACTAAATAATTGCATGCTGCATGCAGAAAACAGAAAGATGAAGAGCAGAGAGTAAAACGTATATATTCTGATAGTCAATGTTTATAaaatcatagttcatcttattATCACAAACTTTATGACATAAACAATATAATTGCATGTTATTCTCGGTGGCCTTTACTCCAGATGATCAGCAATCTAGCGTAATTTTATTTAGTAAAATTATATCGACAAGACTGACCAACCATACCATGTGTTAGAAATCCTCTGATCACACACCTAGCAGCTAGTTACTTAGGGATTCTTTTCTTTGAGCAAACAAAGTTACCATAGTCATCAATATATTGTATCTCGAACATACCAAACATCAAAAGGTGTGTCAAAGGATACTCCATAGATGTTATAGAAGCAGACTCCATCTGGTAGTTTGGCATTGTTGAGAACATTGCGAGTCTCGGCAGCCCATCTGGAAATAGCAAAGTTAAATGGCAAAGCTACAGTTTTACCATCATAAGTTAGCTGCAATGAAAGAGAATGACATAAGCTGTGGATATTATGCGGGGAAGTAGTAACAATTCAACATTGACATTCAAGCTTAAAAATTGCATTCCAGACACAGGAAATGTTCACGCAGAGGAATATAGACGTTGTTCGCCAAAGACTGAAAATGTGAACAGGATAGTATCTAGTCAACGAACTATTGTGCACTGTTTTGAGATTTATATAACAATACCGAATCATGCTGATTAAGCAAGGGTATATCATTGCTATGTTTCTCAGTATGTTGACAATTGAATCCATGTCCACTAAGTACAAAAGTCGTTTTACAAGTGCCAGCTAATTGTATCTGTCACCTACAAAAATTTGGTCCCGCGTGTTCTTTCACCTAAATACAGTTAAATACCACACCAGAAGCAAGCAAGATCAAGGCCTTATGAGTGAATGACACAAAAAGACAGGCCAAAATGGCAAAACCCGATGTTTTTGACACAAGAATTTTGTAAATTATCCCCTAGTTTACTAGTTTCCTAGACAGATTAAGCTGAGAAATTTTACCTCATTATTTCTAAGTGCTTCTCTAAACAAAGTATTACTTTCCGTGGGGCCATAAGATTCCAGCTCAATAGAAGTTTTCCCATCATTAGACTGCTTCCTCCAAACCTGAATTTCAGGCTGCTTTTTCCAATAAAAATCTGGATTGGCCAACATCTCGTAGATTGATGGACACTCAACCAACTATATGTGAAAGCCAAATATAGTGTTAGCTGACCTAAGTTAATATGCTCAAACcatgtagaaaaaaaattcatatatcAGGAAATAATTTGTCGTTATTCAACTTTAAAATTACTTAATTCTAAATCTCAAATACAGGCTAGCTATACAGCATGTCATGCATTGCATGCTTGAATTTGAGGTTTAGCAAGGAAGATGATAAGATGAAGCCAATTAAACTTAGCTTAATGTATTACCAGCTGATGCATAGTCCACCTTGATACAAAAAAGAAGCTTTCCAAGCCTTCAACAAACTGCAGTCCAGTTAAAATGGAGTCATTGATGCATCCTGGTGCACCTGTAAATTGTGTGTCATAATCAATATTCAAGGACTATGCATCATATCAAGACAATGACTGAAGAGATCACTAAATTTCTAACACGTAAGTTGGAAAAATCTTGAGGTCATCTAACAGTGGGCTCAAACTCTTCCAAGAACTGTTGTAAATGCCTGTATGTGTTTGTTTTGCCTTTATGATGATCTAAAGCTTCacatatttaattttaaaaaaaatatttggacACAAATATGTTTGTTAATGAATGTGATGGAGGCGATGAAGGAGAGGCTTAAGGCAAAACCAAATGCTTCAACTTCAAGTCTGGGAGTTTCTCTGAATAAAGAATGTCTATATTATTCAAGCAAGTGATGTATTTAATGATAACTAACAAGATAAAATTTACACCCACTAAAAATGGCAAAAAAAAGTAAGGAATACCCCAAAGTTAGTGCTTTTGACCGAAAAGACAAAGAAGGGAGATCAACTCATCAGACCAGAGATAATTCAAAGGACAGATTCCGAGAATTTAAGAAAAGGTATGCAGGAAACTACCTTGAAAGGGGCAACCGATGCATATCCATTTGCTCACATACTTCGAAAAGATCTGCGGGTGAATGATGTAAAATCAATGGTTATGGACTTATGGCTCATTTGAGATgaactatttatatatttgggCAATATTCCATGAAACTTACTAATCAACTTCACCAAGTCACTAAGAGACAGTTTGCAACTTTGCATACCTCATGATGAAGTGACATAAAACACATTACAAGCAGTCCACCCATTGAATGTGAAATTATATTTACTTTTCTGCCTCCAGAAGCCTTGTTAGCAGTTTCCAATTTCACTTTAAGATCTTGCATTAACTTGTCAATTCTGCAAACATAATAGCCTTGTTAGTCAGACATACTCACAGTTACTACCTAAAGTAGTCACTAGGATACCACATTAGTTGTAATAGAGACTTTGCAGCGGAATAACcagttaaaaataaattacctGTTGCTTTGACGGAAATCATAGCCAAATCCAAACAATGTGGTTCCCTTCTTATAGCCGCAACCCACAAGCATATTAATCATATCATGAAAATAGTAGACCTCTgacaaatgtatgcatttcaCAAACTGGAAACATGGAGAGAAGTATAACCATCATATTGTCATAGGGTAAGTATCTAGTCTAGCATATTAAACAATATCTAAATTCTTAAGATATTGAAGTGGGTTTAGGTTGCTggataaaagaaaaagaaatagcaTTTCGCAAGAATAGTAGTAATTATTAAGACATTGTTCAACAGAAACAATTAAATACACTTCAACTATCAGTCCAAGAAAATGTACACAAGAAAACTGAAGTGCCCTTGAGTACTGATAGGCAGATGGATTCTTCAGTTTAAAGTTCAAAATCATATTGATGACGAGCAAGAAGCCGAAGAAAATTATTCTTCTTTCAGACAACTAGTTGGAACTTTCTTACAGAAGACTTGTTTTACACCAATTCTGTATTAACCAAACATGTTAAATTACAGTTGCACTTCAAAGACAAAATGAAACTTCAGAACCATTAGCACTTTAAAGTAGAAGAGAGTCAAAAGGTGTATTCATGCTTCTGCAATGAAATCAAAACTCTTGAACAATCATAAGATAACAATAGGAGTAGATGGTATACTCACCGGAGACGGGTCTAGAATATCAATTGCATAAAGGCCATAATCATCGTCAGGGACCACGATTTCAGTGTCTTTATCTAAAGTTTCTGTATAACCTGGaaattagagagagagagagagagagagagagttgtgGCCGATTCAATACCCGGAAACAGAACAGTTCCTCTGGTGAGGGAATCGAAGTTGATAAAGTTAATAAGATCCAAACTTTTAGCAGTTAGGAATTCAATTAGAAAGCTTTACTTGTTATCAAACATAATGTGAGTGTGCATGTTATGGAGATGGATGATTCAGATTTTGATAGGCAAAAAAGAAGTTGGAATGAAGCCAACAGTGTGAGAGCCTTGAGCAACTAAAAAGGAGAATGTGTGTGTACCAGTGAGGGGATTATAGAGAGACCAGAGTTTCTTCTTGAATTCCAAGTCAGCCAAAAGGATCCGTATCCAGACCCGAGTGTCGAACCCagacttgttcttcttcttcttacaaGTCAGAATGGAGCCTCCGATTCCGGAGATGAGCAGCACCGGCTCCAGCTCCAGGTCAACCTGATCGgagaaactctcatcgaagCAGCAGGGGCAGAAGCAGCCCATCCCCTCGATCAAACTTACTGACGTTACTTTTAATTCTCTCAGTCGAGAATGATCGGACACTAACAAGACGACCAAGTTTGCAATTAAGGCCTCCAACTGTATGTATATTACAAAATCTCACGTCTTCATGATCAAATGTTGCCTTATTCTGTTTTTGAATTCTGGTTAGCATTTGGTCATGATGATAATACGGAGGGTGAAAGAATCGTCATCCTGATCAATAAATAGTTCAATAGTCAATACAGTGATACACTACAACCTAACGGTCTCGGTCACACCTTGCCTTGGTCCACCAAACCAGCACATAATGAGATTGAGACTAAATGCGCATCTAACACATTCGGATATCCAATTGCTATACCATACATCTACAGTTCTTCTATACCctcttctcttccttctcACCACTCAATTGTGTTTTAACATTCACAACTCTAGAGCAGATCAAGTTTGTTAACATGCCATTGCATCATCTCTGTTTCCGATTTCGGTCAAGCTCAGACTCATGATTTTGACATGTCAAGATAAGGCATCAAATCTTTTCACAGAAATGAAAAACCAAGTCTACTGGATTCATGATAAAACCATACTCAATTCAAAACAACCAAATATCTGGGAATAATAACACATCTAATTCCAACAACACATGAGGGTTTTCAGTCTTCAAAATCCATAACATAGAAACATTTCTTCATTGCACGCCTCACTGACTGCTATCAATATGCTTCAAAGGTCCTGCACGCTCAAGCCTACATAAGAAGTAGAAACAGCAGACACATATCAAACAATGCCAACAAATACCAAAGCGAGGGTCGAACTAGCCCAGATAAATTCAAATATGCCACACCTGGCATCAAGTGAACAATAAAAACTACACCTGGGGGAAGAGATTGCTTCAACTTGTCTGCCTTCTCAGAATCAAACACGCATAGTGTGTAGAGATACTTTGAGCAGCGAACCTTGAACTTGACAGCCTCCTTGGTTCTCTTGATTTTGACAGAACGTGCGTCCTTCCTTCTTGCAGTCAGAAGGAAATCCTTGATTTCATGAATTTGCTTCGGCTGGCGGTCGAAGAACAAAATACATTAAATCTTTAAACGGTCACAATATATTCACGTGTTTGGTACCCATCAGCTACAACTATCAATTATTTTTGCAACAGTTAAGGACATGTACATGCTTAGTAGTAAACAGacaattgtaaaaaaaaaaacgctgGCTGACCATATTCTAAAGAGCTAGCTAGTCATCCCCTGGTTAAAGGCAAGGACCAGAACATATAAATTTGACAACAATACATGCAACGGTTTACAAAAGCCAAAATAAACAGTGCCAAAAGGTGACTGCCTTCAGCTTCCTAATATCGGGGTTGAATGCAGGAACATTTCATGATTTTACGAATTCGAGTAAATTAAGCATATCATAAAAATAATACAGCAGAAAATTATATACTAAAACCCATCTAAATGCATTTTCAATACCTAGCTAAGCCTGTTATGAGAAAATTAACAAATGAAAGGAATAGAGCCGTAAGAACCTAATCGGTAACCAGAATATATAGCCGAGTTACTATTCGCAGTGAAGGAAGAGAGTGCGTACCATGGTGCTGCTTGCTCAGGATTTTCAAGGCAGGGGGACCTGACCTGAATGGCGATTCGAGACGCTTTTATATTGCAAACCCTAAATCTAATTTTGTCAATGGGCCTATGGCACTGGGCCTCACATGGATCCATTTTCTATTGGTGAAACGATGAGAATTGCCGGAATGAGTGATTTGATTTAAACCAACAGGCATTTGCTATCCTTTTTGTTTGGTCCGTGCTGCCACCATCCATGGAGGTTCATCTTGGAAGGTTTAGCTCAACAGTTATCTTATCCCCCAAAGCTTCGAATAGTAGTACTACTAGACCAGCACACTTACCCTGCAAGTCCTCCTATTCTCCTCGCGCTTCTCGTATCTTAGCTTCCGCGCCTTCTCGATTCTCTCCTTCTGGTTCGTTCCTTCCTCGAAAGAGGCCTATTCTTTTTTGTGTGCATATTTCCGAATTGGGTATTAAGCTTATTCAAATTGCTCTTATGGTTTCAGTTTTATATGCGACACCGGAGAGTCAAGTAAGCGCGGAGGAACGAGAATGGGCAATGCAAGATTTTTATACATTGAGAAGAGAGGTTGAAATTGCTGCAGAACGTGTTCATGAGATAAGAGCTTCTGCTTGTCTCCAACAGTTGGAAAATGAAGTTGCCGAGTTGGAATCCAAAGCAGCTGATACCTCCTTTTGGGATGATCGAGCTATGGCTCAAGAGAACCTTTTGGCCCTCACCGATGTCAAAGACCGAATCAAATCCCTTACTGACTTCAAAACACTGGTCTATATATCATCCATGCAAAAACTCTCTaatgttttcttctttttcactgCAATAGCTGATGGGTGTATAACTAATTACCCTGTTTAACT contains:
- the LOC126800135 gene encoding AP2-like ethylene-responsive transcription factor PLT2 — protein: MNMNWLGFSLSPQEGDNASISHQLTDQQTLASRLGFNSNEINGADGGTDVSGGGGGGECFDLSNSGSTASLNHHLPPSNFGMLEAAAFNRNNDHIHSQDWNMKGAGMNSSGSNNYKGTSSSDQLSTVLKKDFIISQANLENDHHQQLPKLENFLGRHSFADHDRGSSSHNYMFDMNNGPGPVSSNVMNTNTSNNIGLSMIKTWLRNQPSQPHDNHQQLEQDSKESRNQPQSSLSLSMSTGSLHTVATATAAGDAASAATGKTTCPSDKNTKQSPVVTGTTTGTDAQTQTAAAGAIEAVPRKAIDTFGQRTSIYRGVTRHRWTGRYEAHLWDNSCRREGQTRKGRQVYLGGYDKEDKAARAYDLAALKYWGTTTTTNFPISTYEKEIDEMKPMTRQEYVASLRRKSSGFSRGASIYRGVTRHHQHGRWQARIGRVAGNKDLYLGTFSTQEEAAEAYDIAAIKFRGLNAVTNFDMNRYDVKSILESSALPITTGATAKRLKDVQQQQQPPPADHHHQIMLSSVLDHHGQMIRSSSPTEHDIMSNVYAYGSYGAPQGCSWPALAFNQAQAQAQAQAQAQAQAVAAAPPHQAPFAASINGMQLHYSPYGYGYNNAHAKRVWCKQEQDTNSNQESSFHNQDDDHLRQQLQLGGTHNFFHEHDHHQQQSSGLMGLMDSSVASMEHSSGSNSVIYSGGDHHGNNNGYGSSTAGTGSGYIMPMAMGTVVVNGDHNQGDGNNNNVIAFGDGDDHQQLGYDDHNQNMFLGSSSTTDSSYQHHVSNRNLYYHLPVHDDQHESSPVEVATNNTTATCNMNWVPTAVPTLAHPTFTVWNDA
- the LOC126798420 gene encoding phospholipase A(1) LCAT3 — translated: MGCFCPCCFDESFSDQVDLELEPVLLISGIGGSILTCKKKKNKSGFDTRVWIRILLADLEFKKKLWSLYNPLTGYTETLDKDTEIVVPDDDYGLYAIDILDPSPFVKCIHLSEVYYFHDMINMLVGCGYKKGTTLFGFGYDFRQSNRIDKLMQDLKVKLETANKASGGRKVNIISHSMGGLLVMCFMSLHHEIFSKYVSKWICIGCPFQGAPGCINDSILTGLQFVEGLESFFFVSRWTMHQLLVECPSIYEMLANPDFYWKKQPEIQVWRKQSNDGKTSIELESYGPTESNTLFREALRNNELTYDGKTVALPFNFAISRWAAETRNVLNNAKLPDGVCFYNIYGVSFDTPFDVCYGSKASPIEDLSEICHSMPLYSYVDGDETVSAESAKADGFAAIERVAIAARHRELLCDKTVFQHIKKWLGVEQKVNIHSKTSRVSDEPVRQ
- the LOC126800911 gene encoding 60S ribosomal protein L38-like, encoding MDLYIELRGQASSTMPKQIHEIKDFLLTARRKDARSVKIKRTKEAVKFKVRCSKYLYTLCVFDSEKADKLKQSLPPGLSVQDL